In the Anastrepha obliqua isolate idAnaObli1 chromosome 1, idAnaObli1_1.0, whole genome shotgun sequence genome, one interval contains:
- the LOC129241377 gene encoding delta-1-pyrroline-5-carboxylate dehydrogenase, mitochondrial-like, producing MWPRLWFYARHSAVKINIEKAVKISTRALSSQAKQAEISDAKLTNSVLPREKIADIRIYNEPIPQYLPGSEEMKTLEKALQRYESNCEDIPIVINGKEIRKGKEAYQVMPHRKNHKLAKYYYADSATIEEAIRASVKKQKEWDKTPLSKRIEIWERAADLMSKKYRADLLATTMLGQSKTVIQAEIDSGVEIIDFTRMNAGYLKELIVNQPLSPQPDVTKNHLRFRGLEGFVAAITPFNFTAIGGNLAYTPALMGCSVLWKPSDTAMLSSWTVFKIMREAGVPDGVVNFVPAIGKNFGDAITSSPDLAAINFTGSTATFKTLWKLVGNKIDEYKNYPRLVGECGGKNFHFIHPSAHVQTAVAQTVRSAFEYGGQKCSACSRLYVPESLWESQFKGPLIEKVKALKVGDVREVDTFLSAVIDENSFQRISGFINEAKEDPECTILAGGNFSNAKGFFVEPTIVQVKDPHKRVIRDEIFGPVLSVYVYKDSDLNKAIDLVRNTTKYALTGSVFATDEAFLKQSLDEFKDAAGNFYINDKSTGAVVGQQPFGGARQSGTNDKAGCPFYLMRFASLQAVKETFVPLPEVYYPYMNKTNK from the exons ATGTGGCCCCGATTGTGGTTTTATGCTCGACACTCtgctgttaaaataaatattgaaaaggcAGTAAAAATCTCAACCCGTGCCCTCTCCAGCCAGGCAAAGCAAGCGGAAATTTCCGATGCTAAATTAACAAATTCAGTATTACCGAGAGAAAAAATTGCTGATATTCGCATATATAATGAACCGATTCCGCAATATCTACCTGGTTCCGAAGAGATGAAAACACTGGAGAAAGCTCTGCAACGTTACGAAAGTAACTGTGAAGATATTCCGATTGTTATAAATGGCAAAGAAATAAGGAAGGGCAAGGAGGCATATCAAGTTATGCCCCATAGGAAAAATCACAAACTTGCCAAGTATTATTATGCAGATAGTGCCACCATAGAAGAAGCAATTCGTGCTTCGGTTAAGAAGCAAAAGGAATGGGATAAGACTCCGCTCAGCAAGCGTATCGAAATTTGGGAGCGTGCAGCTGATCTAATGTCCAAAAAATACCGTGCAGATCTGTTAGCCACTACGATGTTGGGTCAGTCGAAAACTGTTATACAGGCAGAAATCGACTCTGGCGTTGAGATAATCGATTTTACGCGTATGAATGCTGGTTACTTGAAGGAATTAATCGTGAATCAACCACTCAGCCCACAACCGGATGTAACCAAAAACCATTTACGTTTCCGTGGCTTGGAGGGTTTTGTAGCAGCAATTACGCCTTTCAATTTCACTGCAATCGGCGGTAATTTGGCTTACACACCGGCATTGATGGGCTGCAGCGTATTGTGGAAGCCATCGGACACTGCGATGCTCTCCAGTTGGACAGTATTCAAAATAATGCGCGAAGCGGGTGTACCTGATGGTGTAGTGAACTTTGTGCCGGCCATTg GCAAGAATTTTGGTGACGCAATTACGAGCTCTCCAGATTTGGCTGCTATCAACTTTACCGGGTCGACGGCGACTTTCAAAACCCTATGGAAGCTGGTGGGCAACAAAATAGATGAATATAAAAACTATCCACGCTTGGTGGGTGAGTGCGGTGGCAAGAATTTCCACTTTATCCATCCGTCAGCGCATGTGCAAACAGCCGTTGCACAAACCGTACGATCGGCTTTCGAATATGGTGGACAGAAGTGTTCGGCTTGCTCGCGCCTCTATGTACCCGAGTCACTGTGGGAATCACAGTTCAAAGGACCGCTAATTGAAAAGGTTAAGGCGTTGAAAGTGGGCGACGTGCGCGAAGTTGATACCTTTTTGTCGGCGGTCATTGACGAAAACTCGTTTCAACGTATTTCCGGATTCATTAACGAGGCTAAAGAGGACCCCGAATGCACTATATTGGCCGGTGGTAACTTTTCGAATGCAAAAGGTTTCTTTGTCGAACCAACCATTGTACAAGTTAAAGATCCGCACAAGCGTGTAATACGCGATGAGATATTTGGCCCAGTATTGTCGGTGTATGTCTATAAGGACAGCGACTTGAATAAGGCTATAGATTTGGTTAGGAACACTACAAAGTATGCATTGACTGGTAGCGTTTTTGCTACAGATGAAGCATTTTTGAAACAGTCATTAGATGAGTTTAAAGATGCCGCTGGCAATTTCTATATTAATGATAAATCGACTGGTGCTGTTGTGGGTCAACAGCCCTTCGGTGGCGCGCGCCAATCAGGCACAAACGATAAAGCGGGTTGCCCATTTTATCTGATGCGTTTTGCTTCGTTACAGGCAGTCAAAGAGACATTTGTGCCTCTGCCCGAAGTATATTACCCCTATATGAACAAAacgaacaaataa